In Marinitoga sp. 1197, one genomic interval encodes:
- a CDS encoding ABC transporter permease yields MLLKKELKFNYKSFLIWSMILLMFSWLVAPFIDGIMKDADMLSDFINSMPKFILKVFNMDESFITPEGFFSAKVMIMAEIFAAIFAIFLASNVFVNEYETKTIEYILTKPITRNQIFLKKAFAVFIYYTIFAAIFCVSVLLLFNIYVNYAYNATILAGFALYLFVIEIFFGALTFLLSVIFQNSFSTISISMGVFLIMYVGDMFGTVVEKWEWIRYITIFKYIPLGDTVKYSKVYVMNSIMIILIGFLITYFASQIFKNEDILI; encoded by the coding sequence ATGTTGTTAAAAAAGGAGCTAAAATTTAATTATAAAAGTTTTTTAATATGGTCAATGATTCTATTGATGTTTTCCTGGTTAGTAGCGCCATTTATTGATGGAATAATGAAAGATGCGGATATGTTATCAGATTTTATTAACTCAATGCCAAAATTTATTCTTAAAGTTTTTAATATGGATGAGTCATTTATTACACCAGAAGGTTTTTTTAGTGCAAAGGTTATGATTATGGCTGAAATATTTGCAGCAATTTTTGCAATTTTTTTGGCATCAAATGTTTTTGTAAATGAATATGAGACTAAAACAATAGAATATATTTTAACTAAACCAATAACAAGGAATCAAATTTTTCTGAAAAAAGCTTTTGCTGTGTTTATTTATTATACAATATTTGCAGCAATTTTTTGTGTAAGTGTTTTATTACTTTTTAATATTTATGTTAATTATGCATATAACGCAACGATTTTAGCCGGATTTGCGCTTTATTTATTTGTAATTGAAATATTTTTTGGAGCATTAACCTTTTTATTATCTGTTATTTTTCAAAACTCTTTTAGTACAATTTCTATTTCAATGGGAGTTTTTTTAATTATGTACGTAGGTGATATGTTTGGTACAGTAGTTGAAAAGTGGGAATGGATCAGATATATTACTATATTTAAATATATTCCGCTTGGAGATACAGTAAAATATTCTAAGGTTTATGTAATGAATTCTATAATGATAATTTTAATAGGATTTTTAATAACTTATTTCGCAAGTCAGATATTTAAAAATGAGGATATTTTGATTTAA
- a CDS encoding ABC transporter permease subunit, translating to MTLIKKEFKFNFKNLFIWSIVITLFNMLYAGLTDFMIKELEFLVKFLERMPKQFLNAFNMDIQILSKPEGLIGSEGMTFMFIFFGLYASMLASKMFAGEFDNKTIEYLLIKPYSRSKIYINKIFVIFMNILLLALVFFGSIAMFFSIYVDQDYSNLVFFGFFLYLLTTEIFFASISVLISLFFQKRKLTNSITLGLLFFMYFGVTVTEGVKNTEFLRRISIFYYMPIRDIVLNQKIYYFNIFIIIIFSLLIVSIARKIFEKKI from the coding sequence ATGACATTAATAAAGAAAGAATTTAAATTTAATTTTAAAAATTTATTTATATGGAGTATAGTTATTACATTGTTTAATATGTTATATGCAGGTTTAACAGATTTTATGATAAAAGAATTGGAGTTTCTTGTAAAATTCCTTGAGAGAATGCCAAAACAATTTTTAAATGCATTTAATATGGATATTCAAATATTATCAAAACCTGAAGGGCTTATTGGCTCGGAAGGTATGACTTTTATGTTTATATTTTTCGGACTGTATGCATCTATGTTGGCAAGTAAAATGTTTGCAGGAGAATTTGATAATAAAACTATTGAGTATTTATTAATAAAACCATATTCCAGGTCAAAAATTTATATTAACAAGATATTTGTTATTTTTATGAATATCTTATTATTGGCATTAGTTTTTTTTGGTTCAATTGCCATGTTTTTTTCAATCTATGTTGATCAGGATTATAGTAATTTAGTATTTTTTGGTTTCTTCCTATACTTATTAACAACAGAGATTTTTTTCGCATCTATTAGTGTGTTAATTTCGTTATTTTTTCAAAAAAGAAAATTAACCAATTCAATAACACTTGGACTGCTATTTTTTATGTATTTTGGGGTTACTGTAACGGAAGGCGTAAAAAATACAGAATTTTTAAGAAGAATAAGCATATTTTATTATATGCCGATTAGGGATATAGTTCTCAACCAAAAAATTTATTATTTTAATATTTTTATAATAATTATTTTTTCATTATTAATTGTCTCTATTGCTCGAAAGATCTTTGAAAAAAAGATATAA
- a CDS encoding ABC transporter ATP-binding protein, which yields MIKISNLKKYYGKHKGIENISFEIKEGEILGLIGPNGAGKTTTIRVLTGFLKPDEGEALIDDKKMPYEIDFIKEDIGYIPGEVNFYGDMKIKEFLAFNRSFYKNIDLEYENEIIELLDIEINKKFKALSLGNKKKIAILQALVHKPKYLILDEPTNGLDPLVQQKFYKLIKKHKENGAVILFSSHILSEVEKLCDSFAMIKDGNIVKSGTIEGLKDISKKIAVIYDLKLTDELKKYKYKNDENGIYTFEVKTFELKNFLNDLVKTNFRDIEIKNPALEDIFLELYK from the coding sequence ATGATAAAAATAAGTAATTTGAAAAAATATTATGGCAAACACAAAGGTATCGAAAATATTTCTTTTGAAATCAAAGAAGGAGAAATTTTAGGATTGATTGGTCCAAACGGAGCTGGAAAAACAACAACAATTAGAGTTTTAACAGGATTTTTAAAACCTGATGAGGGTGAAGCTTTAATTGATGATAAAAAAATGCCATATGAAATTGATTTTATAAAAGAAGATATAGGATATATTCCTGGAGAAGTTAATTTCTATGGTGATATGAAAATTAAAGAATTTTTAGCTTTTAATCGCTCATTTTATAAAAATATTGATTTAGAATATGAAAATGAAATTATTGAATTATTGGATATAGAGATTAATAAAAAGTTTAAAGCTTTATCACTTGGAAATAAGAAAAAAATAGCAATTTTACAGGCTTTGGTTCATAAACCGAAATATTTAATATTGGATGAACCTACAAACGGGTTAGACCCATTGGTTCAACAAAAATTTTATAAATTAATAAAAAAACATAAAGAAAATGGAGCTGTTATTTTATTTTCTTCACATATTTTATCTGAAGTTGAAAAATTATGTGATAGTTTTGCAATGATAAAAGATGGAAATATTGTAAAATCTGGAACAATAGAAGGACTGAAAGATATTTCAAAGAAAATTGCTGTAATATACGATTTGAAATTAACAGATGAATTGAAAAAATATAAGTATAAAAATGATGAAAATGGAATATATACTTTTGAGGTAAAAACCTTTGAACTTAAAAACTTTTTGAATGATTTAGTAAAGACAAATTTTAGGGATATAGAAATTAAAAATCCGGCATTAGAAGATATCTTCTTAGAATTATATAAGTAG
- a CDS encoding TetR/AcrR family transcriptional regulator → MPKKTFFNLPEKKRKRIIDAAIKEFSIYSFSKSSVNRIVKNSKISKGSFYQYFENKKDLYKYIIDLIAETKLKYLNDIINKNIDKIDIFSLMKNMTDVSLKFIKDFPEFAQIGYLFLNEDEQFIEEITGNLNNKGEKMIFSLLKQAQEKGEIYENIDLKFTSFLILNLNNSILEYVKKHKTDLSWDEMADLSNQIIFIFENGIKKKEGDYDKNK, encoded by the coding sequence ATGCCTAAAAAAACATTTTTTAATTTACCTGAAAAAAAACGTAAGAGAATTATAGATGCTGCGATAAAAGAATTTAGTATTTACTCTTTTTCAAAATCAAGTGTAAATAGAATAGTAAAAAATTCTAAAATTTCTAAAGGGAGCTTTTATCAATATTTTGAAAATAAAAAAGATTTATATAAATATATTATCGATTTAATTGCAGAGACAAAATTAAAATACTTGAATGATATTATCAATAAAAATATCGACAAAATAGATATTTTTTCTTTAATGAAAAATATGACTGATGTTTCGTTAAAATTTATAAAAGATTTTCCAGAATTTGCCCAAATTGGCTATTTATTTTTAAACGAAGATGAGCAATTTATAGAGGAAATCACTGGAAACTTAAATAATAAAGGAGAAAAAATGATTTTTTCTTTATTAAAACAAGCACAAGAAAAAGGAGAAATTTATGAAAATATTGATCTTAAATTTACATCATTTCTTATATTAAATTTAAATAATTCTATATTAGAGTATGTAAAAAAACATAAAACAGATCTATCCTGGGATGAAATGGCTGATTTATCCAATCAAATAATATTTATTTTTGAAAATGGAATTAAAAAAAAGGAGGGGGATTATGATAAAAATAAGTAA